The following coding sequences are from one uncultured Desulfobacter sp. window:
- a CDS encoding TIGR03960 family B12-binding radical SAM protein, with translation MHEQNYQYILNRVQTPTRYSGSEINAVKKDLSQVYLTFALAFPDLYEIGTSHFGLQILYSILNNRKDIAAERFFAPAPDMEALMRERNVPSLSMESRVPLNQFDVIGVSLLYELNFTNILTLFDLSGIPFYADQRDDSFPLIIAGGPCAFNPEPLADFFDAFIIGDGEESIIQVADTAIKFKREGDGNKKTLLRMLSQIQGVYVPSFFTVSRDDNGHQILSPKYEDHARIKRAIVPELTFGDCPVSPIVPFGKPVHDRLRLEIARGCSRGCRFCQAGMIYRPVRERSLEDLLKITRTSLETTGYSDISLLSLSTGDYSQLTTLMEELLMLSQGQCNGISLPSIRAEKLTPQLMELIKSVRKTGFTIAPEAGTQRLRDIINKNLTEESIANTVENALALGWKNIKLYFMTGLPFEQMDDIQGIADLTRRLASTYTKGKQMINASVTCFIPKAHTPFQSHAQMTLDETLEKLQYLKDNLRHPKVKLKWQDPKMSLLEGVWARGDRALAPLLVKAFELGCRLDGWSDHFDLNLWEQAFESTGIDPAFYTTRQRVSGEPLPWDHIDAGIKKEFLESELKKAEQMALTPDCRENACTGCGICDFKTIAPVVQKKSTDGEPLSEKTFDKPTTPQAGRLPDDAFIKYELKFSKLDDARFFGHLEMATIFQRAVKRTGFVVKYSKGFNPSMRMSFATALPLGMESKEEILYIYLEKGLKPHKITAALNAQLPRGIEITNCALFRKSPQTQAAPDSYQITFAEPCIGQDEIDRFLALPEFMVEDISKKGKIRKTDLRKALSSVRLISSNCLEMTLTPYNARIVRPAEILGGGFGVDETIVKDARIKKLKS, from the coding sequence ATGCACGAACAAAATTATCAATACATCCTTAACCGGGTCCAGACCCCGACCCGGTATTCCGGCAGTGAAATCAACGCCGTAAAAAAAGACCTGTCCCAGGTATATCTGACCTTTGCCCTCGCCTTTCCGGATTTGTATGAAATCGGGACATCCCACTTTGGCCTTCAAATCCTCTATTCCATTCTGAACAACCGGAAAGATATCGCCGCAGAACGCTTCTTTGCCCCGGCCCCGGATATGGAAGCCCTGATGCGGGAAAGAAACGTACCCAGCCTCTCCATGGAGAGCCGGGTTCCCCTGAACCAGTTTGACGTCATCGGCGTCAGCCTTTTATACGAGCTCAATTTCACCAATATCCTGACCCTGTTTGATCTGTCCGGCATCCCGTTTTATGCAGACCAGCGAGATGACAGTTTTCCGCTGATCATTGCCGGCGGCCCCTGCGCCTTTAACCCCGAACCCCTGGCTGATTTTTTTGATGCCTTTATCATCGGGGACGGCGAGGAGTCGATCATCCAGGTGGCAGATACCGCCATTAAGTTTAAACGAGAGGGAGACGGCAATAAGAAAACGCTGCTCAGGATGCTGTCTCAAATTCAAGGCGTATACGTGCCCTCCTTTTTCACCGTATCCCGGGATGATAACGGCCACCAGATCCTGAGCCCGAAGTATGAGGACCACGCACGCATCAAACGGGCCATCGTGCCGGAACTGACCTTTGGCGACTGTCCCGTTTCCCCCATTGTACCCTTTGGTAAACCGGTGCATGACCGCCTGCGCCTGGAGATCGCCCGGGGATGTTCCCGGGGTTGCAGATTCTGCCAGGCCGGAATGATTTACAGGCCCGTGCGGGAACGAAGCCTTGAAGACCTGCTTAAAATAACCAGGACCTCGCTGGAAACCACAGGGTACTCGGACATCTCTCTTCTCTCTTTGAGCACCGGGGATTATTCCCAGCTGACGACACTCATGGAAGAGCTTCTGATGCTGAGCCAGGGCCAGTGCAATGGCATCAGTCTGCCGTCCATCCGGGCGGAAAAGCTGACACCCCAGCTCATGGAACTGATCAAAAGCGTCCGAAAAACCGGCTTTACCATTGCCCCCGAAGCCGGGACCCAACGCCTGCGCGACATCATCAACAAGAATCTCACCGAAGAGAGCATTGCAAACACCGTTGAAAACGCCCTGGCTTTAGGCTGGAAAAACATCAAGCTCTACTTCATGACTGGCCTTCCCTTTGAACAGATGGACGACATCCAGGGCATTGCAGACCTTACCCGGCGCCTGGCATCCACCTACACCAAAGGTAAACAGATGATCAATGCATCTGTGACCTGCTTTATTCCCAAAGCGCACACCCCGTTCCAGAGTCACGCCCAGATGACCCTCGACGAAACCCTTGAAAAACTTCAGTATCTGAAAGACAACCTGCGGCACCCCAAGGTCAAGCTCAAATGGCAGGACCCGAAGATGAGTCTTTTGGAAGGGGTCTGGGCCAGGGGGGACCGGGCGCTAGCCCCTTTGCTGGTCAAGGCATTTGAACTGGGGTGCCGCCTGGACGGATGGAGCGACCATTTCGATCTTAATCTGTGGGAACAGGCCTTTGAAAGCACAGGCATAGATCCGGCCTTCTATACCACCCGCCAAAGGGTGTCTGGGGAACCCCTGCCGTGGGATCACATCGATGCCGGAATCAAAAAAGAGTTCCTGGAAAGCGAACTTAAAAAAGCGGAACAGATGGCCCTGACACCGGATTGCCGGGAGAACGCCTGCACCGGGTGCGGTATCTGCGACTTTAAAACCATTGCCCCCGTGGTTCAAAAAAAGAGCACTGACGGGGAGCCGCTTTCAGAAAAAACGTTTGATAAACCAACAACCCCCCAGGCGGGCCGCCTGCCGGACGACGCGTTTATCAAATATGAATTAAAATTCTCCAAACTGGATGACGCGCGGTTTTTCGGACACCTGGAAATGGCAACCATCTTCCAGCGGGCCGTCAAACGCACAGGATTTGTCGTAAAATACTCCAAGGGATTTAATCCGTCCATGCGCATGTCCTTTGCAACGGCCCTGCCCCTGGGAATGGAAAGTAAGGAAGAGATCCTTTATATCTATCTTGAAAAAGGGTTAAAGCCCCACAAGATCACGGCGGCCCTGAACGCCCAGCTGCCGCGGGGCATTGAGATTACCAACTGCGCCCTTTTCCGAAAATCACCCCAGACCCAGGCAGCCCCGGATTCCTACCAAATTACATTTGCAGAACCCTGCATCGGCCAAGACGAAATAGACCGGTTTCTGGCCTTGCCTGAATTTATGGTTGAAGATATCAGCAAAAAGGGTAAAATTCGAAAAACAGACTTACGAAAAGCGCTTTCATCTGTCCGGCTAATTTCTTCCAATTGCCTTGAAATGACCCTGACACCCTATAATGCACGCATCGTCAGGCCTGCGGAAATTCTGGGCGGGGGATTTGGTGTTGATGAGACTATTGTAAAGGATGCAAGAATTAAAAAATTAAAGAGTTAA